The following is a genomic window from Coleofasciculaceae cyanobacterium.
TGGTCAAAGTTTTGGCAAAAGATTCTTTTAATCGTGTTTTAACTTTGAGAGCTCATTAAATTGCCTATACCCCTTAACAGCAAGCCAATTAATCGTCTGCTAGGTGCTTTACCCAGCGAGTCGTATCAGCGTCTTTGTCCTCATTTACAACCAATAGAGCTTCCTCAGCATAAAATTCTTTATAATCCTGGGGAAAACTATGACCATGCTTATTTTCCCTCTCACTCAATTGTCTCTACCGTAGCGATTCTGGAAAATGGCTCAACCACAGAAATTGGAGTCATTGGCAATGAAGGTATGGTAGGGTTACCAATCATCTTGAATACTGGTTATACTAACTCTGCCGCTATAGTCCAGGCAGGTAATAGTGGACTAAGGATTTCTGCACGTCGGCTACAACAAGAGATCGACCGTGATGGAGAATTAAAACGTCTTTTAATGCGGTATGTTCAGGCTCGAATAATTGAGGTGGGTCAGATTGCTGCTTGTAATCGTTATCATTGTATAGAGCAGCGATTTGCTCGCTGGTTATTAACGGTACGAGACAGGATTCAAAAAGACCAATTTCAGTTAACCCAAGAATTTATTTCTCAGATGTTAGGGGTACGTCGTACTGGTGTATCAGAAGTAGCCAGTAAGTTTCAACAAGCAGGTATGATTAAGTATAAACGAGGTAATATCAATATTATCTCTCAAGAGAAGTTAGTAGCTTCTAGCTGCGAATGCTATGAGCTGATCTCCAGTGAATTTTCTCGATTACTGACATTAGATCCCTAACTATTTCAGGATTTAAAAAAAGTGCGATCGCGCTTTTTTAACAGTTGTGTGAGAGAACTCTCAGTCTTCGGCAACAAGGCACTCGATGAATCGCGTCCTAAAGGATTCCCTAAAGGGTACACCTTCGGATAAGCTGGCGCGTCACGCGAAGCTAGTCCTTTAGGGAACTTAAGTACTTAGATTACTATTGCCGAAAGCTTTATATAATAAGGAACGTAGCCATTGTACAATGAATTTGTTCTCAAGTAGCAAGGCTTGAAAAAGCTGCTTGTTTCCTTAGAAGTGTGCGCCCGGATTCGCTCTCGATCTCAATCATAAGAAAACCTCTACATCACTGGTGTTACGTGCGGGTGCAATGCCAATAAGACAAACCCGTATACAGTCCAAATGTATGTTAGCCAAATAAAAAAAACAAATATAGGTCTGCGGAAGGCGGATCTCTGCCTGTGGAGGCACTATAAGACCAATACTAAGCTTGCTTGGTGGAGGCATGAGCCT
Proteins encoded in this region:
- a CDS encoding Crp/Fnr family transcriptional regulator, with amino-acid sequence MPIPLNSKPINRLLGALPSESYQRLCPHLQPIELPQHKILYNPGENYDHAYFPSHSIVSTVAILENGSTTEIGVIGNEGMVGLPIILNTGYTNSAAIVQAGNSGLRISARRLQQEIDRDGELKRLLMRYVQARIIEVGQIAACNRYHCIEQRFARWLLTVRDRIQKDQFQLTQEFISQMLGVRRTGVSEVASKFQQAGMIKYKRGNINIISQEKLVASSCECYELISSEFSRLLTLDP